Proteins encoded in a region of the Anopheles aquasalis chromosome 2, idAnoAquaMG_Q_19, whole genome shotgun sequence genome:
- the LOC126570282 gene encoding interference hedgehog-like isoform X1, whose translation MHRNAAMCSINDRLTSDTGTTKEETARSTTARTMTNDMAAPGQEKEATLIHREHRSHNRSSSSSSSSSSRQQRRHHQQRHSSSTSDRRIGRNGRSSSSRPLTWLVCLCVALFGGQLFHSVACLPAQSYPQSSSATAHHTHHHSQHHTHQSHPYLASSSGGVDDQQQPHPHNHHHSAASAPGGSSSRSGGGGGGGGSNAGSSSGSSIGLHMIRSPESTIAPADDEVLFECELNLLPERLDWRFRPQGASGARKDYVYIGKNQTGYNVSVVDDRFKLRVLVSERTIGEYQCVAWFGASALASIPARLTLATIGLEQDGSGSTGSLAGSGRYDRVPSTMMRRVLPTIPQQHYKVYPGNSIIVDCGEIISNPPPIWSYYKDGKTIYPNVTQIQTGRRLILPNLTLRDSGTYWCSAVNSITGSEVVLPQKTTIQVDYVARSAPRALSLPLNVSVVPGDTALLECPGVGNPVPMASWTRLNGIPLNSRARVQDYGLQITNVHPEDDGVYVCRLQNGIEPALLHSIRLTVLEQPRIIAPPRSTLTNESDSLELECMARGSPRPEIYWMINGDYAKWDALIRTNGSRMIIQSVEKRHAGIVQCFARNEVGEASEGNLLQVNPKQIPGGIGTAPLGSVPSGARVGGDHSAKRKGGKKHKHLVMIPPSRPNITRLSDESVMIRWSVPSTDGLPIQFFKVQYRMLGDPTKNIARTQWMTENEDIPPYTRSYEVNNLKSDHLYRFRIVAVYSNNDNKEGAASGKFHLQRGSQLGLTKNHLLAPTLTRIEPVSQQAVVLHWQFPLHLPHPIDGFYAYYRAATTAGEYSKATVDSSTARHFKIDHLEPGTAYEFKLQSFTASAASDFSAILTGRTLKPPTPPPTVPSVIAASEGADRAEEFPKYMLVTGGIVVVFLLFSLVLCCCMGRRKKRGHGADDIDAKVHIPVDQNGFASGGVGGVSNGGSRVLHKSTRVNGMNGRMNITPNPLAQDGDKNRTVIELRFLPNTLIEGGVPEQSRESGSVPTVATSTTTASTAASGGWRRKKPTTAAISKASTKDTGTEGTNIDEPANHDDNNHHDGIDNDEGDSNGGNGTVQATTNNNNLQSIPNQQQQQQQHHHHIPASHNLPPLPAATAAMNSCGVPQQQQQQQQLQQQYPEHLMLISLPHRRTLERGVRTTIPNGGSPGSGGGEQKMHHEGSDTSGGVVMGPARNSSMRRTRRGSGSVPGSPRIGRGPSSEFLQQQQQQQQHPGGVTVARSPMPIRAAGGGVKRGARLGRAENMSSGSLNSIEV comes from the exons ATGCACCGCAACGCCGCAATGTGTTCCATAAACGATCGTCTCACCTCGGATACCGGCACCACTAAGGAGGAGACCGCAAGAAGTACAACAGCGCGAACAATGACGAACGATATGGCTGCACCGGGCCAGGAGAAGGAAGCCACATTAATCCACCGCGAGCATCGGAGTcacaaccgaagcagcagcagcagcagcagcagcagtagccggcAGCAACGACGGCATCACCAACAGCGACACAGTTCCTCCACTAGCGACCGGCGGATAGGGAGAAATGGGAGATCCTCCAGTAGCCGACCCCTTACCTGGCTagtctgtctctgtgtggcGCTGTTCGGTGGACAGCTTTTCCATTcggttgcctgcctgccggcaCAATCCTATCCCCAGTCGTCTTCGGCAACGGCGCATCATACACACCATCACTCGCAACACCATACCCATCAGTCGCATCCGTACCTGGCCAGCAGTAGTGGTGGCGttgatgatcagcagcagccacatcctcacaaccatcatcattcagcgGCATCAGCCCCGGGAGGCTCATCGTCgaggtctggtggtggtggtggtggtggtggtagcaacgccggtagtagcagcggtagcagcatcgGATTGCACATGATCCGCTCACCGGAATCGACAATCGCACCGGCCGACGATGAGGTGCTGTTCGAGTGTGAGCTGAATCTGCTGCCCGAGCGGCTCGATTGGCGGTTTCGACCTCAGGGTGCGTCCGGAGCGCGCAAGGATTACGTGTACATTGGCAAAAAT CAAACCGGATATAACGTGAGTGTCGTGGACGATCGGTTCAAGCTGCGGGTGTTGGTGAGCGAACGGACGATCGGCGAGTACCAGTGTGTGGCGTGGTTCGGTGCATCGGCCCTCGCCTCGATACCGGCCCGACTAACGCTCGCCACGATCGGGCTCGAGCAGGACGGCTCCGGTTCGACGGGCTCCTTGGCCGGCAGTGGTCGGTACGATCGAGTGCCGTCGACCATGATGCGGCGCGTACTGCCCACGATACCGCAGCAACACTACAAGGTGTACCCGGGCAACAGTATTATCGTCGATTGTGGCGAAATCATCTCGAATCCTCCACCGATCTGGAGCTACTACAA AGATGGCAAGACGATCTACCCGAACGTGACGCAAATCCAAACCGGACGGCGGCTCATCCTACCCAACCTGACGCTCCGTGACTCGGGCACGTACTGGTGCTCGGCCGTTAACTCGATCACCGGCAGCGAGGTGGTGTTGCCCCAGAAGACGACCATTCAGGTGGACTACGTGGCACGTTCGGCACCGCGTGCCCTCAGCCTCCCACTGAACGTTTCCGTTGTTCCGGGTGATACGGCGTTACTGGAGTGTCCGGGAGTCGGTAATCCGGTGCCCATGGCAAGCTGGACGCGCCTCAATGGCATACCGTTGAATAGCCGTGCCCGTGTCCAGGACTATGGGCTACAGATCACGAACGTACACCCGGAAGATGatggagtgtatgtgtgccggttGCAGAACGGCATTGAACCCGCCCTGCTGCACTCGATCCGGTTGACGGTGCTTGAGCAGCCGCGTATCATTGCGCCACCTCGATCAACGCTCACCAACGAAAGCGATAgcctggagctggagtgtaTGGCACGTGGATCACCACGGCCAGAAATCTACTGGATGATCAACGGTGACTACGCCAAATGGGACGCCCTGATCCGGACGAATGGTTCGCGGATGATTATCCAATCGGTCGAGAAGCGGCACGCCGGTATTGTGCAGTGTTTCGCCCGGAACGAGGTCGgggaagcgagcgagggtAACCTACTGCAAGTTAATCCGAAGCAGATCCCGGGTGGTATCGGTACGGCACCGCTCGGATCCGTACCATCCGGTGCCCgggttggtggtgatcatTCAGCGAAGCGGAAGGGCggcaaaaaacataaacatc TGGTAATGATACCTCCTTCACGGCCCAACATTACACGCCTGTCGGACGAATCGGTCATGATACGCTGGTCCGTACCGTCGACCGATGGACTACCGATCCAGTTCTTCAAGGTGCAGTACCGTATGCTCGGCGATCCGACGAAAAATATCGCCCGTACCCAGTGGATGACGGAGAACGAAGACATCCCACCGTACACACGCTCGTACGAGGTGAACAACCTTAAATCGGACCATCTCTATCGCTTCCGTATCGTGGCCGTTTATTCGAACAACGACAACAAGGAGGGTGCCGCTTCCGGCAAGTTCCACCTACAGCGCGGTTCTCAGCTTGGACTCACGAAGAATCATCTGCTGGCACCGACACTTACCCGCATTGAACCGGTCTCGCAGCAGGCCGTCGTGCTACACTGGCAGTTCCCGTTGCATCTGCCCCATCCTATCGATGGCTTCTACGCGTACTATCGGGCAGCGACTACGGCTGGCGAGTACTCGAAGGCCACGGTTGACAGCAGCACAGCTCGCCACTTCAAGATCGACCACCTGGAACCGGGTACGGCGTACGAGTTTAAGCTGCAATCGTTTACTGCCTCCGCTGCGTCCGATTTTTCGGCCATCCTAACGGGTCGAACGTTGAAACCtccaacaccgccaccgaccgtgCCGTCGGTTATCGCTGCCTCGGAGGGTGCCGATCGGGCCGAAGAGTTCCCCAAGTACATGCTGGTGACGGGAGGGATTGTCGTCGTGTTTTTGCTCTTCTCGTTGGTCCTCTGCTGTTGCATGGGACGTCGTAAGAAGCGTGGCCACGGAGCAG ATGACATCGACGCCAAGGTACACATCCCGGTCGATCAGAATGGATTCGCaagtggtggcgttggtggtgtgaGTAATGGTGGCAGCCGGGTCCTACACAAATCGACGCGCGTCAATGGCATGAACGGACGGATGAACATTACGCCCAATCCACTGGCCCAGGATGGCGATAAG AATCGCACTGTGATCGAGCTTCGCTTCCTGCCCAACACGCTGATCGAGGGAGGAGTACCGGAGCAGAGCCGCGAATCGGGCTCGGTACCGACGGTGGCAACATCGACAACCACGGCATCCACCGCTGCCAGTGGCGGATGGCGACGCAAAAAACCGACGACGGCAGCCATTTCGAAAGCGTCCACCAAGGATACCGGCACCGAGGGCACTAACATCGATGAGCCCGCAAATCATGacgacaacaaccaccacgacggcatcgacaacgacgaaggcGATAGCAACGGTGGCAATGGCACGGTTCAAGCTACcaccaacaataacaaccTTCAATCGATCCctaatcaacagcaacagcagcagcagcaccatcatcacattcCGGCCTCGCACAATCTTCCACCGTTGccagcggcaacggcagcgaTGAACAGCTGTGGTgtcccccagcagcagcagcagcagcagcagctacagcaacaGTATCCGGAGCACCTGATGTTGATCTCGCTGCCACACCGGCGCACACTGGAGCGAGGCGTCCGTACGACAATACCGAACGGTGGTAGCCCCGGCAGTGGTGGCGGAGAGCAGAAGATGCATCACGAGGGAAGTGACACATCGGGGGGCGTAGTGATGGGACCGGCACGAAACTCGTCAATGCGACGGACACGCCGTGGATCCGGTAGCGTACCGGGTAGTCCTCGGATTGGTCGGGGCCCAAGCAGTGAgttccttcagcagcagcagcagcagcaacagcaccctGGCGGTGTGACGGTCGCTCGGTCACCGATGCCGATCCgggcggctggtggtggtgtgaagcGTGGAGCACGGCTAGGTCGCGCCGAGAACATGTCCTCCGGCAGTCTGAACAGTATTGAGGTATGA
- the LOC126570282 gene encoding interference hedgehog-like isoform X2 yields the protein MHRNAAMCSINDRLTSDTGTTKEETARSTTARTMTNDMAAPGQEKEATLIHREHRSHNRSSSSSSSSSSRQQRRHHQQRHSSSTSDRRIGRNGRSSSSRPLTWLVCLCVALFGGQLFHSVACLPAQSYPQSSSATAHHTHHHSQHHTHQSHPYLASSSGGVDDQQQPHPHNHHHSAASAPGGSSSRSGGGGGGGGSNAGSSSGSSIGLHMIRSPESTIAPADDEVLFECELNLLPERLDWRFRPQGASGARKDYVYIGKNQTGYNVSVVDDRFKLRVLVSERTIGEYQCVAWFGASALASIPARLTLATIGLEQDGSGSTGSLAGSGRYDRVPSTMMRRVLPTIPQQHYKVYPGNSIIVDCGEIISNPPPIWSYYKDGKTIYPNVTQIQTGRRLILPNLTLRDSGTYWCSAVNSITGSEVVLPQKTTIQVDYVARSAPRALSLPLNVSVVPGDTALLECPGVGNPVPMASWTRLNGIPLNSRARVQDYGLQITNVHPEDDGVYVCRLQNGIEPALLHSIRLTVLEQPRIIAPPRSTLTNESDSLELECMARGSPRPEIYWMINGDYAKWDALIRTNGSRMIIQSVEKRHAGIVQCFARNEVGEASEGNLLQVNPKQIPGGIGTAPLGSVPSGARVGGDHSAKRKGGKKHKHLVMIPPSRPNITRLSDESVMIRWSVPSTDGLPIQFFKVQYRMLGDPTKNIARTQWMTENEDIPPYTRSYEVNNLKSDHLYRFRIVAVYSNNDNKEGAASGKFHLQRGSQLGLTKNHLLAPTLTRIEPVSQQAVVLHWQFPLHLPHPIDGFYAYYRAATTAGEYSKATVDSSTARHFKIDHLEPGTAYEFKLQSFTASAASDFSAILTGRTLKPPTPPPTVPSVIAASEGADRAEEFPKYMLVTGGIVVVFLLFSLVLCCCMGRRKKRGHGADDIDAKVHIPVDQNGFASGGVGGVSNGGSRVLHKSTRVNGMNGRMNITPNPLAQDGDKQQQQQHHHHIPASHNLPPLPAATAAMNSCGVPQQQQQQQQLQQQYPEHLMLISLPHRRTLERGVRTTIPNGGSPGSGGGEQKMHHEGSDTSGGVVMGPARNSSMRRTRRGSGSVPGSPRIGRGPSSEFLQQQQQQQQHPGGVTVARSPMPIRAAGGGVKRGARLGRAENMSSGSLNSIEV from the exons ATGCACCGCAACGCCGCAATGTGTTCCATAAACGATCGTCTCACCTCGGATACCGGCACCACTAAGGAGGAGACCGCAAGAAGTACAACAGCGCGAACAATGACGAACGATATGGCTGCACCGGGCCAGGAGAAGGAAGCCACATTAATCCACCGCGAGCATCGGAGTcacaaccgaagcagcagcagcagcagcagcagcagtagccggcAGCAACGACGGCATCACCAACAGCGACACAGTTCCTCCACTAGCGACCGGCGGATAGGGAGAAATGGGAGATCCTCCAGTAGCCGACCCCTTACCTGGCTagtctgtctctgtgtggcGCTGTTCGGTGGACAGCTTTTCCATTcggttgcctgcctgccggcaCAATCCTATCCCCAGTCGTCTTCGGCAACGGCGCATCATACACACCATCACTCGCAACACCATACCCATCAGTCGCATCCGTACCTGGCCAGCAGTAGTGGTGGCGttgatgatcagcagcagccacatcctcacaaccatcatcattcagcgGCATCAGCCCCGGGAGGCTCATCGTCgaggtctggtggtggtggtggtggtggtggtagcaacgccggtagtagcagcggtagcagcatcgGATTGCACATGATCCGCTCACCGGAATCGACAATCGCACCGGCCGACGATGAGGTGCTGTTCGAGTGTGAGCTGAATCTGCTGCCCGAGCGGCTCGATTGGCGGTTTCGACCTCAGGGTGCGTCCGGAGCGCGCAAGGATTACGTGTACATTGGCAAAAAT CAAACCGGATATAACGTGAGTGTCGTGGACGATCGGTTCAAGCTGCGGGTGTTGGTGAGCGAACGGACGATCGGCGAGTACCAGTGTGTGGCGTGGTTCGGTGCATCGGCCCTCGCCTCGATACCGGCCCGACTAACGCTCGCCACGATCGGGCTCGAGCAGGACGGCTCCGGTTCGACGGGCTCCTTGGCCGGCAGTGGTCGGTACGATCGAGTGCCGTCGACCATGATGCGGCGCGTACTGCCCACGATACCGCAGCAACACTACAAGGTGTACCCGGGCAACAGTATTATCGTCGATTGTGGCGAAATCATCTCGAATCCTCCACCGATCTGGAGCTACTACAA AGATGGCAAGACGATCTACCCGAACGTGACGCAAATCCAAACCGGACGGCGGCTCATCCTACCCAACCTGACGCTCCGTGACTCGGGCACGTACTGGTGCTCGGCCGTTAACTCGATCACCGGCAGCGAGGTGGTGTTGCCCCAGAAGACGACCATTCAGGTGGACTACGTGGCACGTTCGGCACCGCGTGCCCTCAGCCTCCCACTGAACGTTTCCGTTGTTCCGGGTGATACGGCGTTACTGGAGTGTCCGGGAGTCGGTAATCCGGTGCCCATGGCAAGCTGGACGCGCCTCAATGGCATACCGTTGAATAGCCGTGCCCGTGTCCAGGACTATGGGCTACAGATCACGAACGTACACCCGGAAGATGatggagtgtatgtgtgccggttGCAGAACGGCATTGAACCCGCCCTGCTGCACTCGATCCGGTTGACGGTGCTTGAGCAGCCGCGTATCATTGCGCCACCTCGATCAACGCTCACCAACGAAAGCGATAgcctggagctggagtgtaTGGCACGTGGATCACCACGGCCAGAAATCTACTGGATGATCAACGGTGACTACGCCAAATGGGACGCCCTGATCCGGACGAATGGTTCGCGGATGATTATCCAATCGGTCGAGAAGCGGCACGCCGGTATTGTGCAGTGTTTCGCCCGGAACGAGGTCGgggaagcgagcgagggtAACCTACTGCAAGTTAATCCGAAGCAGATCCCGGGTGGTATCGGTACGGCACCGCTCGGATCCGTACCATCCGGTGCCCgggttggtggtgatcatTCAGCGAAGCGGAAGGGCggcaaaaaacataaacatc TGGTAATGATACCTCCTTCACGGCCCAACATTACACGCCTGTCGGACGAATCGGTCATGATACGCTGGTCCGTACCGTCGACCGATGGACTACCGATCCAGTTCTTCAAGGTGCAGTACCGTATGCTCGGCGATCCGACGAAAAATATCGCCCGTACCCAGTGGATGACGGAGAACGAAGACATCCCACCGTACACACGCTCGTACGAGGTGAACAACCTTAAATCGGACCATCTCTATCGCTTCCGTATCGTGGCCGTTTATTCGAACAACGACAACAAGGAGGGTGCCGCTTCCGGCAAGTTCCACCTACAGCGCGGTTCTCAGCTTGGACTCACGAAGAATCATCTGCTGGCACCGACACTTACCCGCATTGAACCGGTCTCGCAGCAGGCCGTCGTGCTACACTGGCAGTTCCCGTTGCATCTGCCCCATCCTATCGATGGCTTCTACGCGTACTATCGGGCAGCGACTACGGCTGGCGAGTACTCGAAGGCCACGGTTGACAGCAGCACAGCTCGCCACTTCAAGATCGACCACCTGGAACCGGGTACGGCGTACGAGTTTAAGCTGCAATCGTTTACTGCCTCCGCTGCGTCCGATTTTTCGGCCATCCTAACGGGTCGAACGTTGAAACCtccaacaccgccaccgaccgtgCCGTCGGTTATCGCTGCCTCGGAGGGTGCCGATCGGGCCGAAGAGTTCCCCAAGTACATGCTGGTGACGGGAGGGATTGTCGTCGTGTTTTTGCTCTTCTCGTTGGTCCTCTGCTGTTGCATGGGACGTCGTAAGAAGCGTGGCCACGGAGCAG ATGACATCGACGCCAAGGTACACATCCCGGTCGATCAGAATGGATTCGCaagtggtggcgttggtggtgtgaGTAATGGTGGCAGCCGGGTCCTACACAAATCGACGCGCGTCAATGGCATGAACGGACGGATGAACATTACGCCCAATCCACTGGCCCAGGATGGCGATAAG caacagcagcagcagcaccatcatcacattcCGGCCTCGCACAATCTTCCACCGTTGccagcggcaacggcagcgaTGAACAGCTGTGGTgtcccccagcagcagcagcagcagcagcagctacagcaacaGTATCCGGAGCACCTGATGTTGATCTCGCTGCCACACCGGCGCACACTGGAGCGAGGCGTCCGTACGACAATACCGAACGGTGGTAGCCCCGGCAGTGGTGGCGGAGAGCAGAAGATGCATCACGAGGGAAGTGACACATCGGGGGGCGTAGTGATGGGACCGGCACGAAACTCGTCAATGCGACGGACACGCCGTGGATCCGGTAGCGTACCGGGTAGTCCTCGGATTGGTCGGGGCCCAAGCAGTGAgttccttcagcagcagcagcagcagcaacagcaccctGGCGGTGTGACGGTCGCTCGGTCACCGATGCCGATCCgggcggctggtggtggtgtgaagcGTGGAGCACGGCTAGGTCGCGCCGAGAACATGTCCTCCGGCAGTCTGAACAGTATTGAGGTATGA
- the LOC126568997 gene encoding mucin-5AC yields MRWIGALSSLLPVLLLLLLDGETVQGSPYPRPFPQTLRRLPRRNDYIAYNLHRTIRPRDVNELGVNQARKAMHDVHETIAEVQRLLALDPSLPRLTRGEIEELFENVTREEFAKSIRAGDHTRAQHMRALMLVLPYHANNMSPENLQQIYTRPPVTRIVGAADSSHQRPNALPVVGTTTATSTTTTPSPPAPPPAPVRTTMADLPVTTIRFTTPRPTTFHPTLPERMRDPGARLRPEELNDILSAIGLSQSPPSFRPMPTTTTTTTTTTTEQPTTTTPAPDTPISNSINVDDPKVAQELKELLRSFGLLKDEGSSFGSPTAPAGIESLANIQPSALVLHEPLRVEESLPTIDEPSASTTTTMTTTAASSPPVVDEEKPVTGGLTQAKVSPDDYIAFKPLPIRILGEESGEDTQKTRDAELDQLLQSFGLLSPGRSKKSMHRPEQQQQQHAKPDTTPPTMTAMPAIDADLVAPQLMSVLGTLGIQMRNGATVNQAPAPSPTYRHSVSRREKSGRKLEPPTSAAMLIGDASRKPVATSSSPTSSALFHVNNEDYNKLQQLWQAVKELEKLNVSLSDESLDVLNPKHYDLSPTLLAQGPDPLDGVEAQERLNEIKKRQQPGTATTADDDATVPVSDSPTRFNLDFDTNTAENDTPSSSSSAATPTAAAAESDSDAKESSTTTTTTSSTTTTESARNAALLEESFPSADLAGDPVNEEPLPPPRRTGFYFLYDWNTFLEVGEEPNKVIIRYNPKAGDPSRFLPVNVP; encoded by the exons ATGCGGTGGATTGGTGCACTCTCTTCACTGCTCCctgtgcttctgctcctccttctcgatggTGAGACGGTGCAAGGATCACCGTATCCACGACCGTTCCCTCAAACGTTGCGCCGCCTACCACGACGAAATGACTACATTGCCTACAACCTGCATCGCACCATCCGGCCACGCGATGTGAACGAGCTTGGCGTGAACCAAGCGCGGAAGGCGATGCACGATGTGCACGAAACGATTGCCGAGGTGCAGCGGCTCCTAGCGCTCGATCCTTCGCTTCCCAGACTTACCAG GGGAGAGATTGAGGAGCTGTTTGAGAATGTGACGCGGGAAGAGTTCGCAAAATCGATCCGCGCTGGCGATCACACTCGGGCACAGCATATGCGAGCgctcatgctggtgctgccctATCACGCTAACAACATGTCACCGGAGAATCTGCAACAGATCTACACCCGGCCACCGGTCACTCGAATCGTCGGTGCAGCTGACTCATCACATCAACGACCAAACGCACTGCCTGTCGTCGGTACGACTACCGCGACGAGCACAACAACGACACCTagtccaccagcaccaccaccagcaccagtgcgcACCACGATGGCGGACCTACCGGTGACAACGATCCGTTTTACGACACCACGGCCAACCACCTTCCATCCAACGCTACCGGAGCGAATGCGTGATCCTGGTGCACGACTGCGACCGGAGGAACTGAACGACATCCTGTCCGCGATCGGTCTCTCCCAGAGTCCTCCCTCCTTCCGGCCGATGccaacgaccacaacgaccacgacgaccacgacgacggagcaaccaaccaccacgacaCCGGCCCCGGACACACCGATCAGCAACTCGATCAACGTTGACGATCCGAAGGTTGCCCAGGAGCTAAAGGAACTACTCCGATCGTTCGGTCTGCTAAAGGATGAAGGCAGTAGCTTCGGATCACCGACTGCACCGGCCGGGATTGAGAGCCTGGCCAACATACAACCGTCGGCACTCGTCCTTCATGAGCCGCTGCGTGTCGAGGAGTCACTGCCAACGATCGATGAACCGAgtgcatcgacgacgacgacgatgacgacgacggctgctTCCTCTCCTCCGGTGGTCGACGAGGAGAAACCGGTAACCGGTGGTCTAACGCAGGCCAAGGTGAGCCCGGACGATTACATCGCTTTTAAGCCACTTCCGATTCGTATCCTGGGTGAGGAAAGTGGCGAAGACACGCAGAAAACGCGTGATGCAGAGTTGGATCAACTGTTGCAGTCTTTCGGGCTGCTCAGCCCAGGACGAAGCAAGAAGTCAATGCATCGgccagagcaacagcagcaacagcacgccAAGCCGGACACGACACCACCCACCATGACGGCGATGCCAGCGATCGATGCGGATCTCGTTGCACCGCAGCTCATGTCCGTCCTGGGGACACTCGGTATTCAGATGCGGAATGGAGCGACCGTGaaccaagcaccagcaccatcaccaacgtACCGTCATTCCGTATCACGTCGAGAGAAATCTGGACGTAAGCTGGAACCACCGACATCGGCCGCCATGTTGATCGGTGATGCGTCGCGTAAACCAGTGGCAACCTCTTCGTCACCGACCTCGTCTGCATTGTTCCATGTTAACAACGAAGACTACAACAAGTTGCAGCAGCTGTGGCAAGCGGTAAAGGAACTGGAGAAACTGAACGTTAGCCTATCCGACGAGTCGCTCGATGTGCTCAACCCGAAGCACTACGACCTGAGCCCAACGCTGTTGGCACAAGGACCGGATCCACTCGATGGGGTCGAAGCGCAGGAACGGTTAAACGAGATCAAGAAGCGACAGCAACCGGGCACGGCCACGACAGCGGACGACGATGCAACGGTACCAGTGAGCGATAGTCCGACGAGGTTCAACCTGGATTTCGATACCAACACGGCCGAAAACGATaccccatcgtcatcgtccagtGCTGCTACACCAACGGCGGCCGCGGCCGAGTCGGACAGTGATGCCAAGGAGTcctccacgaccacgacgacgacgagcagcaccaccacgacggaGAGTGCACGGAATGCGGCTCTGCTCGAGGAATCATTCCCATCGGCCGATCTGGCCGGTGATCCGGTGAACGAGGaaccgttgccaccgccgcGCCGCACCGGTTTCTACTTCCTGTACGACTGGAACACGTTCCTGGAGGTGGGCGAAGAGCCGAACAAGGTCATCATTCGCTACAACCCGAAGGCGGGCGATCCGAGCCGCTTCCTACCGGTCAACGTACCGTAG